A DNA window from Choristoneura fumiferana chromosome 2, NRCan_CFum_1, whole genome shotgun sequence contains the following coding sequences:
- the LOC141442344 gene encoding uncharacterized protein isoform X1: protein MKRFILLRFETESVKICDRNAQNSDNMKWSGVSVRPLSSMRQESLPMLAERLLATRAAALVAGLPAELYSGALLGAWPPSPPAPLLPPPELERARKRRRTPKLDEPPAPLSPPSSGSSPGAEPPRDKLFTCKVCSRSFGYKHVLQNHERTHTGEKPFECGECHKRFTRDHHLKTHLRLHTGEKPYSCPHCPRHFVQVANLRRHLRVHTGERPYACARCPARFSDSNQLKAHALVHEGDAPFACRCGARFRRRQAAALHRCALAPSCEPATPSPPAAAAGAPDWRWDKWPEQTEPEDLSLPRRPVTPDSPTDLRVHSA from the exons ATGAAACGCTTCATACTTTTGCGATTTGAAACCGAAAGCGTCAAAATCTGTGATAGAAATGCTCAGAATAGTGATAACATGAAATGGTCGG GTGTATCGGTAAGGCCTCTCTCGAGTATGCGTCAAGAGTCATTACCGATGTTGGCGGAGCGTCTGCTGGcgacgcgcgcggcggcgctggTGGCGGGGCTGCCGGCCGAGCTGTACTCGGGCGCGCTGCTGGGTGCGTGGCCGCCGTCGCCACCCGCGCCGCTGCTGCCGCCGCCCGAGCTGGAGCGCGCGCGCAAACGGCGGCGCACGCCCAAGCTGGACGAGCCGCCGGCGCCGCTGTCGCCGCCGTCGTCGGGCTCGTCACCAGGCGCCGAGCCGCCGCGCGATAAGCTGTTCACCTGCAAGGTGTGCTCTCGCTCCTTCGGCTACAAGCATGTGCTGCAGAACCACGAGCGCACGCACACCGGCGAGAAGCCGTTCGAGTGCGGCGAGTGCCACAAGCGGTTCACGCGCGACCACCACCTCAAGACGCACCTGCGGCTGCATACCGGCGAGAAGCCGTACAGCTGCCCGCACTGCCCGCGCCACTTCGTGCAGGTGGCCAACCTGCGCCGGCACCTGCGCGTGCACACGGGCGAGCGGCCCTACGCCTGCGCGCGCTGCCCGGCGCGCTTCTCCGACTCCAACCAGCTGAAGGCGCACGCGCTGGTGCACGAGGGCGACGCGCCCTTCGCCTGCCGCTGCGGCGCGCGCTTCCGCCGGCGGCAGGCGGCCGCGCTTCACCGCTGCGCGCTGGCGCCCAGCTGCGAGCCCGCCACGCCCAGCccacccgccgccgccgctggcgCGCCCGACTGGCGCTGGGACAAATGGCCCGAGCAAACGGAGCCCGAGGACCTGTCGCTGCCGCGGAGGCCGGTCACGCCGGACTCGCCCACCGACCTGCGCGTGCACTCCGCGTAG
- the LOC141442344 gene encoding uncharacterized protein isoform X3 — translation MRQESLPMLAERLLATRAAALVAGLPAELYSGALLGAWPPSPPAPLLPPPELERARKRRRTPKLDEPPAPLSPPSSGSSPGAEPPRDKLFTCKVCSRSFGYKHVLQNHERTHTGEKPFECGECHKRFTRDHHLKTHLRLHTGEKPYSCPHCPRHFVQVANLRRHLRVHTGERPYACARCPARFSDSNQLKAHALVHEGDAPFACRCGARFRRRQAAALHRCALAPSCEPATPSPPAAAAGAPDWRWDKWPEQTEPEDLSLPRRPVTPDSPTDLRVHSA, via the coding sequence ATGCGTCAAGAGTCATTACCGATGTTGGCGGAGCGTCTGCTGGcgacgcgcgcggcggcgctggTGGCGGGGCTGCCGGCCGAGCTGTACTCGGGCGCGCTGCTGGGTGCGTGGCCGCCGTCGCCACCCGCGCCGCTGCTGCCGCCGCCCGAGCTGGAGCGCGCGCGCAAACGGCGGCGCACGCCCAAGCTGGACGAGCCGCCGGCGCCGCTGTCGCCGCCGTCGTCGGGCTCGTCACCAGGCGCCGAGCCGCCGCGCGATAAGCTGTTCACCTGCAAGGTGTGCTCTCGCTCCTTCGGCTACAAGCATGTGCTGCAGAACCACGAGCGCACGCACACCGGCGAGAAGCCGTTCGAGTGCGGCGAGTGCCACAAGCGGTTCACGCGCGACCACCACCTCAAGACGCACCTGCGGCTGCATACCGGCGAGAAGCCGTACAGCTGCCCGCACTGCCCGCGCCACTTCGTGCAGGTGGCCAACCTGCGCCGGCACCTGCGCGTGCACACGGGCGAGCGGCCCTACGCCTGCGCGCGCTGCCCGGCGCGCTTCTCCGACTCCAACCAGCTGAAGGCGCACGCGCTGGTGCACGAGGGCGACGCGCCCTTCGCCTGCCGCTGCGGCGCGCGCTTCCGCCGGCGGCAGGCGGCCGCGCTTCACCGCTGCGCGCTGGCGCCCAGCTGCGAGCCCGCCACGCCCAGCccacccgccgccgccgctggcgCGCCCGACTGGCGCTGGGACAAATGGCCCGAGCAAACGGAGCCCGAGGACCTGTCGCTGCCGCGGAGGCCGGTCACGCCGGACTCGCCCACCGACCTGCGCGTGCACTCCGCGTAG
- the LOC141442344 gene encoding uncharacterized protein isoform X2, with the protein MALSLQSTQNSRGVSVRPLSSMRQESLPMLAERLLATRAAALVAGLPAELYSGALLGAWPPSPPAPLLPPPELERARKRRRTPKLDEPPAPLSPPSSGSSPGAEPPRDKLFTCKVCSRSFGYKHVLQNHERTHTGEKPFECGECHKRFTRDHHLKTHLRLHTGEKPYSCPHCPRHFVQVANLRRHLRVHTGERPYACARCPARFSDSNQLKAHALVHEGDAPFACRCGARFRRRQAAALHRCALAPSCEPATPSPPAAAAGAPDWRWDKWPEQTEPEDLSLPRRPVTPDSPTDLRVHSA; encoded by the exons ATGGCCTTGTCGCTGCAGTCGACGCAGAATTCTAGAG GTGTATCGGTAAGGCCTCTCTCGAGTATGCGTCAAGAGTCATTACCGATGTTGGCGGAGCGTCTGCTGGcgacgcgcgcggcggcgctggTGGCGGGGCTGCCGGCCGAGCTGTACTCGGGCGCGCTGCTGGGTGCGTGGCCGCCGTCGCCACCCGCGCCGCTGCTGCCGCCGCCCGAGCTGGAGCGCGCGCGCAAACGGCGGCGCACGCCCAAGCTGGACGAGCCGCCGGCGCCGCTGTCGCCGCCGTCGTCGGGCTCGTCACCAGGCGCCGAGCCGCCGCGCGATAAGCTGTTCACCTGCAAGGTGTGCTCTCGCTCCTTCGGCTACAAGCATGTGCTGCAGAACCACGAGCGCACGCACACCGGCGAGAAGCCGTTCGAGTGCGGCGAGTGCCACAAGCGGTTCACGCGCGACCACCACCTCAAGACGCACCTGCGGCTGCATACCGGCGAGAAGCCGTACAGCTGCCCGCACTGCCCGCGCCACTTCGTGCAGGTGGCCAACCTGCGCCGGCACCTGCGCGTGCACACGGGCGAGCGGCCCTACGCCTGCGCGCGCTGCCCGGCGCGCTTCTCCGACTCCAACCAGCTGAAGGCGCACGCGCTGGTGCACGAGGGCGACGCGCCCTTCGCCTGCCGCTGCGGCGCGCGCTTCCGCCGGCGGCAGGCGGCCGCGCTTCACCGCTGCGCGCTGGCGCCCAGCTGCGAGCCCGCCACGCCCAGCccacccgccgccgccgctggcgCGCCCGACTGGCGCTGGGACAAATGGCCCGAGCAAACGGAGCCCGAGGACCTGTCGCTGCCGCGGAGGCCGGTCACGCCGGACTCGCCCACCGACCTGCGCGTGCACTCCGCGTAG